In the Alistipes provencensis genome, CACCACACAACCGGCCATACAGACCACTATGTATTTGAAGATATCTAAGTAAAATGAATAATCGAAACAAGCATATCGCATCCGCAGAAATACCAACGAGACGAGCGCGAAGAATAACAAACAGAAAAATTCGACCATGCCCACCTCCACAAAGGAGATGTGATCGGACAGTAATAACCGGACGCATACGAACAATATAGTGGCCCCCACCCCGATCACTGCCAGATGCACATACAATTTCGCCGAATAAAAAACAGTTCTTACCAGATTCATGACAGCAATACACAAGCCGCCCAAAAAGTACCAAGGCATCACACTCGCCAGATTCTCAATATCACCCGCCCCAAATTTTCCCCGCTGTAACAATATTCGAAGCACTGGTTGCATATAGACGATCGTAAAGATACTGACCACCAAAATGAAGAGTACAGCCATCCGAACGGCCCGTTCAAAAGCGTCCAATGCGACACGGATCCTGCGTAGATCTTTACTACTCAGCTCTTTCGCCAAATCGGGGAAAGAAACCGTTGCAAGCCCCATGCTTGCCGCCACGGAAAGAAAACCGCTGAAGCTATGAGCATAGCCTAGATACGACACTGCCCCCGGTGCCAGAATGCCTCCCCACTGATAGGCGATAAATCCGAACGCCGTGAACGGAAGCAGTGAAACGGTGATCAAGAGCATTCGCCCCGACAATTGCGAGATGCGCACATAATCGCGGCACACAGTACACAAGGTAGAATCGACTCTCTGACGGGCGGCGATGCGATAGATGATGAACTGCACGATCGTAGCGGCAGTCATGCCCAATGCTACTGAAAGTACTCCGATACGGGGGCCGATCATCAGTACCGAGACAATAATAGCCATATAGACCAACAGTGGAATCACTGAGATCAAGACAAAACGTTTGAAATAATTGTGGACACAGGCCCAAAAACCATTGACGAGCGAAAAACAAGTCGATGCCCAGAACAACAGACACAACCCAACCGCCAACGGATAAGTCTCTTCATTGAGCGCCCCGGGATAAATCCGATCAAGATTACAGTAAGTCAAGGTCCCTCCGACCAGCGAAAAAAGTAAACTAAAGAAGACCACACGTTTTCGGACAACCATAATGTAACCAGGTAGCCGTTTCGGCCCTATCTCTGCAAAGACCGGGATAAAAACCGAAGCAAAGATCACGGGAGCTACACCGGTTATGATCGTCGGAATCGAGTGCAAAGCAAAAAAGAGGTCGATCTGGGGTCCCGCACCAAAATACTTGGCATATAGCACTTGGCATAAAAAGCCCAAAATGCCGCTTAGAATGAAAAATAGGGTGATATAGAGAGACTTCTTCAACATGGTGCCTAAACCTCGGTTTTCCGGTTATCGTATGCTTCGAATACAGAATTTTTTGATTTGAACTCCGGCACGGTCCGCTTCATCAGGCGGATCATGTCCGGGATGTTCACGGAACGCGACAGCGTCTCGAGTTCCTCGGCGACCTCCTGAGCTTCGCCATAGTCGTATTCCCGAACCTTCGCAATTCGGATGCGGTCGTGGGGCGTCGGAAGCGTGTTCTCCTTGTTCGACAGCACCTCCTCGTAGAGTTTCTCACCCGGCCGCAGGCCCGTATATTCGATTTTGATATCCCGTTCGGGCTCGAAGCCCGCCAACTCGATCATCCGCCGGGCCAGGTGGGCAATCTTCACCGAAACGCCCATGTCGAAGACGAAAATCTCGTTGCCCCCGGACATCGTGGCCGCCTCCATCACCAGCCGGCAGGCCTCCGGGATCGTCATAAAGAAACGCGTGATATCCGGGTGTGTAACCGTCACCGGACCGCCCTTGGCAATCTGCTCCCGGAAACGCGGAATCACCGAACCGTTCGACCCCAACACATTCCCGAAACGCGTCGTCACGAATTTTGTCTTGCCTTTCGTTACGCCCTGCTCGATCGACAGCCCCAACGACTGCACATAAATCTCCGCAAGGCGTTTCGTGCAACCCATCACATTCGTCGGGTTCACTGCCTTGTCCGTCGAGATCATCACCATCTTCTCCACATCGTACGCCAGACACTTGTCCGCCACGTTGCGCGTTCCGGCAACATTCACCAGCACGGCCTCGCAGGGATTTTCCTCCATCAGCGGAACGTGCTTGTACGCCGCGGCGTGAAATACCACCTGGGGACGGTAGGTCCGGAATGCAAAATCCAGACGCCGTTCGATGCGGATATCCCCGATAACCGGTTCGAAATGCAACTCCGGATAACGCTCCTCCAGTTCCAACCGCAGGTTGTGCATCGGGGTCTCCCCGTTGTCGAACAGGATCAGTTCCTTCACCCCGAACGTCGCCAACTGACGGCACAGCTCCGAGCCGATCGATCCGGCGGCACCCGTCACAAGCACCGTCTTACCCGCGAAGTTGGCCTCGATCTCCGACATCGAAATCTCGATCTCGGGGCGTCCCAGCAGGTCTTCGATCTTGATCTCGCGGATCGACTGCTTCATGATCTTGCCGTCGATGACCTCGTCGATCGGCGGCGATATCAGCACCTTGACGCCTTTTTCTGCGCAGTAATTGATCAGGCGCTCCTGCTCCTCCTGCGCATCGTCGTTCGTGGCGAACAGCACGGCATCGATATCGAAACGGTCGCGCAGGTACTCCATGCTTCCGGCATCCTCGAAATAGTAGACCGGACAGTCCGCGACCGTATGGTTCCGCAGGCGCTTACCGTATGTCAGGAACCCCGCCACGCGATAGTGGGGCGAGTTCTGCAGCCGCGGAACCAGCGACACCGACTTGTCGCCCGTGCCGTAAACCAGCACCCGGCTGCAGTTGTCGCGGCGCGTCTGCTTCAGCTTGATCAGGTCGTAGACAACGATCATGCAGAGGCGCAGGCCCAGCAGCAGGAACAGGGTGACCAGGGCATCCAGCAGGAAGCCCAGGGAGATTGCCGTAAACGGCGGATATGGTTTTTGGGGAAGGAGCAGGACATAGCCGAACAGCAGGATGTCCTTGAAGAGAACCGCGGCGCCGAGTTTCCAGATCTCACGCAGCGTTGAGTGGCGGATGATGCTCCGGAACGTGCGGAAAAGGACGAACGGAACGACACTCAGCACACACGAACCCGCCAGCAGCCACAGGCCGTACCAGAAGGTAAAGACCGGGTTCGGAAAAAGACCGCGTATCAGCAAATACGCAATAAAGGTGGAAAAGACCGAAACGCACGTGTCGATAACGAGAATCAACCACGACGAAAAATAGCGTGACGACAGGTACTTTTCAGCACCCAGCCGTGACAGCAGGCGGTAAAGCATTAGAGAGGTGAATTATAGCTCCGGAACGTTGGAGGGCAACTACCCGGAAACCGGTAAAAACCGCGCAACCCAAGGAAAATCCATGGCGGTCCTTACTGTTTGAAATTACGAAGGCGGTCGGAACACCCCGTTGCCTTCGTATTAAAATATCGGATTAATCGTATTTCAGATACCCCGGCGCGGCAGACGGCCGTCCGGGGAAAGCGGATTTTGTTTCAGGCGATCTTCTCCAGGAAACACCCCGGAATATAAGTCGTCGCCACGGCTACGACGCCTTCGATCGAGACGATCAGGCGCCGGTTGCCCTTGATGCGTTTGATATACCCTTCAGCCCCCTTGAAAGGCCCCTCCGTGACGCGCACCCGGTCGCCCGAACGCAGGTCCGAAGGCTCTTCGCCGAGGTATTCCAGCCCGGGATCGTCGGTCGAGGTGACCAGCATGAAAACGTTCATCTCGAGGTCGGAAATGACAGCCGGTTTCCGGGTGTCCCGGTCGAAATAGGTCATCAGGGGAGTCGTGTTCTTCAGCCGCTTGGTCAATTCGAGTACATATTGCTCGGGCCCGCGAACGAACATCAGCGACGAAACGGCCGGCTCGCGCCGCCGGATGGTCCGCCCGCCGACGGTCGTTTCCACGCAGCGCAGCGGAATATAGCTCTTCACCCCGTCCTGTGCGAGAAATCTTTCGACCTCGAACACCCGGTTGTAAAAAACTTTCAGTGCATACCAGTGTTCTTCGTCGCCGTGCTGATCGAACATAGTTGATAAAAGGGCATACTCCATAATCCCCCGCAGATAATAAATCCGTCATCCGACACGATTATTCTACGAGGCAATCGGGGGTTGGCCGCTGAAACTCCGGCTCTCGGTCACCTTTGCTTCTGAACCAGAAGCGATGCCGAACCCCTGTAAATGAATAGCCTCTGTGCAAGAGGCATTTTTACTACACAAAAGTATGGATTATTGCCCGAATAACCAAATATTTCCATTCAAATATTCTCCCCAAGAAACTATTCCGACCATATCGACAACAAAAAAGGCCGACCGGCAAAAAATGTCGGTCGGCCTTTTCATCCGTACTGCAGTCTATCGTTGCAGCGCCATGTGGGCAGCGGTGCAGGCACGCTGCGGCCACGGGGAGTTCGCCGGCCCCGTCAACCCCATGTCGAACGCGATCAGCTTGCAGGCCGCGCCGTCCTTCAGGTTGACATAGACCATCCCGTCATCGGCGATCACCGGCGAGGACCACATATTGGTCCCCAGCCGTTTCTTGAAGAGCAGCGTTCCGTCGGGTTTGACGACGTGGTACCAGCCCGCATTGTCGCCGCAGTGGATATTGCCGTAGCAGTCCACGGCGGGCGTACCGCCGAATCCGTCGGCGCAGAGATACTGCCATATCTGCCGCCCGGTCTGGCCGTCGAGGGCGGCAATCTGTCCGCCGACCTTGTTCACCGAGATATAGACCGTGCCGTCGGCGCCCAGCACCGGACCGCTGAAATCGATCTTTCCAGCCGGATCGGGCGTGAACACCCAACGTTGATTACCCGCCGCGTCGCAGGAAACAACGGCTCCTACACCACTTTTCTGTACCCCGGCGTATGAGTGCCTTGCCACATAGGTTGTAACAGTTGCTTTAATTTTCAACCGTTTGGCAATATCCCGCAAAGTCCGCATCTGAAAACTCAATGTCGTTTCCTTGTTGCCTTTCGACCGCATCCACCCCTCGAAAGCACTCAAAAATGCTTCGTCTATCTGACCGAACGTATAGGACAGCGGTTTATCTGCGTTAAAAGATTTCAGCACGTTGTAGGAGTTCAGATAGGCATAGGCATTGCCGACGGCTCCCTCCCGTTTGAGTTGTTCCACCGTCCGCAAATAGAAACTCTCGACCGTCTCGGACTGAATTTGCTCACGGGATTGCTCCTTTACGAGCGTTTCAGCCGTATAATCTTCATCGCGGGCGGCTTTCTCCAACAACTTGGTTTGATACTCGGATTTGACTTTCAGAATGATTTGCTGAATGTACTTGCGGTCGGGACACTTGGGTTTAGGTTCGTTACGGTCGAAATCCCAATTCGACGGATGTACCGACACGCCTAAACTCTTCATCGTCCGCTTGCGGTCTTTTGTGATGCGCAACATAAGCGGATGCTCCCCGTTGGCGAGGGTTTTGCTTTTGAAGCAAATAACTGAAATGGTGGCGTCCATAGCCTTTTGGCGGTTTACGCCACGGTTTACACACCCCGTGTAAACCAACGCAAAAACGGGATCAGAAGCCACGAATCAATCAACCGCCAACAAACGAAAAAGGCTCGATAATCATCAGATTACCAAACCTTTTCATCAGTCGGGGTGACTGGATTCGAACCAGCGACCACACGCCCCCCAGAGGAGTTATCTCAATATTTTAATTTTCATAATCAATTACAAATCATTATATTTGCATCAAATACAAACAGTTGAAAAATCCATCTTTTTATAGTTGTTTAGATTAGTTGTGTTCCAGCTGTGTTCCATTAAATTTTTGAACTTACTATGAGCTCGACTTTACATTTTCAACCTCGCTTCGACAACCCTGATAGCAAGGGGCGTTATGCCATTCGGCTATGTATCACCAAATGCAGGCGACGAAAATACATAGCTCTCAAGATTTTTGCAGACCCTGAATTCTGGGACAAAGATAATGAAACATTTATCATCCAAACCAAATTAAAAGATCCACAACAAAAAGCCGCAAATAAACAACGTATCTGTGACAATGCTCTGCTGGAGCGTTATAAAGTTCGCGCAAGGGAAATTATTGAGAAATTTGAACTTTCACACAAAGACTGGACATTGAATCAGTTTGAGGATGCATTTGTAAATACATCAAAACAGAACAAATTCAAACCTTATTTAGAGAATCATATCCGAACTCTTCAAGAAACCGGACATATCGGAAATGCCGCCTGTTATTCAGAGACACTCCGCATGCTACAACATTACGATCCCAAATTAGGACAACGTCTGTTCCCTGACATAGACCTAAAATACGTTAATGGCTTCGACATATATTTACAAAAACGAGGCAACAAAGGCAATACCCGGAAATATTATCTCAAAGCCTTACGAGCCATCCTGAATCGGGCAATTCAAGAAGGAGAAGCATCCAGCGATACCTATCCATTCGGAAAAGGTAAATTTGAGATTGCCAAGTTAGAAGAGGTTACAGCCAAACGGTACCTATCAAGCGACACGTTCGAAATGATCAAATCGACTCAGGCACACAATCCACAAGCGGAATACGCGCGACAGCTTTTTCTCTTTTCCTATTATTGCTTCGGAATGTCATTCATCGATATGGCCTACTTGACCTCAGATAATATCGTCAGCCAAAACGGAATTGACTATATCATTTACAAGCGGCACAAGATTCAACATCAAAAGAATGTTGTTCCAATTCATATTCAACTCAATGAATCAATTCAAGCACTCTTAAAAACACTTCGGGATGAATCACCGACAGTCGACGATTTTCTACTTCCGATTGTTACTTGTGCAGGTTATTCCGGAGAGAAACTTTACAACCACATCCGGGGACGTTATCGGAAATACAGTAAATATCTGAATCTGCTGGCAGAGGAATTTAATATACAAGAACTTCGCTTGACCAGTTATGTCAGCCGACATACCATGGCAATGACGATGCAGCGTAATAAAATTCAACGGGATGTGATTTCCCAGGTATTGGGACATGCTGACCTAAAAACAACGAACGTTTATCTCGATAGCTTTGATAACAGCGTCGTAGATGAAGCAGCAAGAGTCCTATAAATAACGACACCTAAATTTTGATTTTGGCCTTTAATATACTACTGCCATCTTAAAAAATTCGTTTCTAGTCTAAAATTTGCTATATTTACACAAAATTTTCGAGTATGGACGAAAGATTTGCCGCCCTAAAGAAATACAATTTCTGGGATGGAAATGTTCCGGCGACTGGATTTCCCCGGATACATTACACAAACAAAATTGCAGAATACATCGGCAATAAACTGGTTAAAGTATTGGTGGGCCAACGCCGATCAGGGAAAAGCTATCTCCTGCGACAGATAGCCCAACGCCAGATAAAGGCAGGAGCCGATCCAAGAAACGTATTCTATATCAACAAAGAATTCACGGATTTCGATTTCTTAACGGACTATAAAGAATTAGAAAAACTCCTGAAATTATATAGAGCCGAATTAAAGCCCAAAGGAAAAGTCTGGCTATTCATCGACGAAATTCAGAACATAGATGGCTGGGAACATTTCGTAAACTCACATTCCCAAGATTTCATTGACGATTACGAAATATTTGTCAGTGGTTCAAACTCAAAAATGCTTTCTGGAGAATTAGCAACGCTGCTATCTGGACGCTATATATCATTCGAAGTATTCCCGTTGAGTTTCAATGAATATATTGGCATCACACACAAAGAATTCTCCAAAGCAAACTACATAGATTACATGGAGGACGGAGCCCTGCCTGAACTCTTCATGTTGCCGAATGAAGAAACAAAGCGTAATTATGTATCAGCCATTAAAGATACCGTTCTCCTCCGAGATATAATTCAACGGCATAATATCAAAGATGCCAAACTGTTGGAGGATATCTTCGTCTATTTAGTAAACAATGCCTCCTGTTTGATTTCGATAACCGGCATTACCAACTATTTCAAGAGCAACGGTCGTAGAGTGTCTTACGATACCGTTTCAAACTACATCGGATATATCGAAGACGCTTTTATGATACATAAGGCCGAGCGATACGACATTCGGGGGAAGGATACGATTTCAGGAAATTGCAAATATTACATCAATGACCTTGCTTTTAAAAATTACCTCTATCCCGGATTCGGATACGGCATCGGCTACAAACTGGAAAACCTGGTCTATCTGGAACTTCGCCGGGCAGGTTTCAAGGTTTATGTGGGCACGGTCCAAAATAAAGAAGTAGATTTCGTAGCCTGGAAAGGCGATAGAACCATCTACTTGCAATGTACATATGCCATGACTGAAGAGGCGACCATCCGTCGAGAATATGCCCCACTAGAAGCGATTCAAGATAATTTTGAAAAAATCGTCGTATCACTCGACGATGTGGCTTTCCCATCGAACAACGGAATCCGACATCTCCAAGCCTGGCATCTTGAGGAACTATTCTAATACAGATCGCTAACGTATCATCTTACAAAACCAATCGAGGAGAAATGAATTTTTTCCTCGATTTTTTAGTCCTTATAATTTGGATAACCTACTTAATTATTTTTATATTTGCATAATAATCAACATTATACAACAATATAAATCATTCTACCACTCGCATCGTAAAATGGAAAATCATCAATTCTCAAATTTACGTTGAACATGCATACTCCGGAACCCAAATTATCATATAAGGATTTTATAGCGCGCTATTATCCAACAGAAAAAGACATGCTTGACTTCATTGTAAAAGCCAAATTTAAAGGAACATTTATGTGCCTTAAATGTGGCGCCATTCGTAATATATGTCGTCAAAAATACGATGCCAAAAAATTGTACTGTTTCAATAAAGATTGCCTATCGGAATTCTCGATACTTCAATCGACAATGTTCGCACATACGCATATAGATCTTCGTATTTGGTTCTACATTATTTACCTCCTCAAAATTGAGAATATAAATACTCCTGCTCTCAAATTACAAGACATGGTAGGTATCAAATCGTATAAGAGCATACTTCGAATCAAAAAGGTCATTCTAAAAGTTCTTGAAAAGCCGGAGAAAAAAAATGAAGATGATCTCGAGATAGTCAGAGAATTCACCGCAAATTTTCACTAATCTATTTTTTCTTTTATTCCCAAGCGCAAAGGGTATAATTCTTCCACAACCAAGCACAAAGTATATATTTTCTATTTTCCCAAGCGTAAAGTATATAATATTACACACATAGAGATAATAAGACCAACTTTAACGCTATTTTGAACAACAAAAGGCTCAAAAATTTTCGGAAGAGGCCGAATATGCGTGGATATAGTAAGTCATCAAAAAAACGACATAGTCAATGACAAATTTTAGCATCTCACCCGACTCGCCCATCGCAATGATGACGGTTGGACAATTAAAAGCAGCGATTACCGAATGCTTGCAGAACGCAGGCAAGATGTCAAATGCAGAACCGGTCCCAGAACTCATGGATACGGCCGAGGTCGCGACACTTACTGGCTACAGCAAGTCGACTATCTACCAACTGACCTCGACGCACCAGATTCCGTTCCACCGACCTGCACACGGCGGACGCAAAATTGTTTTCAAGCGTTCGGAAATCTTAGCCTGGATGCAGGCGGAAAAAATCCAGACTATCGATGAGTATTGTAATTCACAAAACCTGTAAGCCGATGGTCCCTGTTCAACCCCAATTAATGGCCCCTAATTCTTATTATCATGAGAATATACTTGATGATGTAAATAACAATAAAAATGGTACTCATTTTTTAGTACCGACAAAGAGATAGTCGGTACTAAAAAAAATGAGAGTAACTGAAGGTAGAATGAGACGAACCCCTTTTAACGAAACCCATTATGAGCAATAATAACCCTTCCTATAAGGTTTCCCTTTTCAGGAACTTCCGGGAAACTTATCCCGTAGCTACTATCGAGCTTGGCTCTTGGCTCTGCTCCGATGAGTTCCGCCTCCCCATTGAGGCCATCCGTAAAAGCCAAAACCCGGAGGAACGCCGGGCACTCAAAGCATCCCTGCCTTGCATTACGCCCAGCGGGATCTTTCAGCAACGGAATGCCAATCAGCTCATCCAGCATAGCGGGCTGTTGTGCATCGACATCGATGGAGCCGAGAACCCACATATCTCGGACTGGGAAGTCCTCAAACAGGAGGTAGCTTCCTTCCCTGGCCTTTATTACGCAGGTTTGTCAGCAAGCGGCCGCGGCATATTCCTTCTGATCAAAATTGCGAATCCGCAACGACACGATGTCTACTTCCGCGCTATTGCCGAAGACTTAAAGAAACAGGGGATAATCGTAGATATGCACTGTCGAGACTTAGCCCGTTTGCGAGGGGCTAGTTATGATCCTCACCCGGTGCTTATACCAGTTCCAGAGGCATACTGCAAGATGGTCTATCAACGTCCGAATATCCGGCTCCATGTGCCTATCTCTTGCTCTGGACGCAGCGATACGACCGCCCACCGTGTCGAGCGGCTGTTATCACTGATCGAACGAACGAATACGAACATCGCTGATGACTACGATACTTGGCTGCGAATCGGATGTTCTCTGGCTTCAGAGTACGGAGAGAGTGGCCGTAGGTACTTCCATACGGTCAGCCGCCAGTCCGCAAAATACCACCCCACTCAATGCGACCGGCAATACGACCACTGCATGCTCAACTGTTCAAAGTCATCTATCGGAACATTCTTTTTCATTTGCAAAAGTTTTAACCTAACTTTAAGTATTTAATTATGAGAAAATTAACACTAACAAAACCGAAAAGTTTCGTGATGTATGCCGACATGCTCGGTTGTTTTGAAGCACTCTCTCCTGAAGAGTGCAAAGACCTGATTATTGGTATTTTCAAGTACCACATAGATGGACAGTTCTCCAGTTCCAATCGGATCGTCCAGATTGCCTTTGAACAAATGCGACCACATTTCGATCGCAACGCCGCCAAATATCAGGCGACCTGCGAAAGAAAACGGGAATGGGCTGAAAAGCAGCATCTGAAGCACAAGACAAAAGCATCGAAGAACGAGCAAAATAGCAATTCAGCAAATAACGAATCACTAAACAACGAACCATGGTAAGAAGACATTATTCGTCTTTTGACGAACTACTGCAAGTAATGAAGGAAAGCAAATTACCGGTCCCCACTGCACTGCAAGAAATTCAGGAAATTAAGGTCCCTGATGCAACGAAGTGGCTAAAAGTATTCTGTGCAGAAATTTACAGGCGCATGGGAATTGCCCCTAAGTGGCAACCTGAATATGATCAGATTGCCAACTGGTTGGCAGACAACCAGCACAAAGGTCTTGTGCTCTGGGGTGATCCGGGACGGGGAAAAACAACCTTCGTAAGATTCATCCTACCGGCAATTTTTACATGGCAAGGTATTGCCTCCAAATGGGTTGGGGATGAAAGTGAGCTTGAAACTCCCGACGACCTTCAGTCTGAGATTGTAACTTTAAAGTCTAAACGGGCAATCTTCATCACTCATGTTGGCGAAGACCGAACCGGGAAAGAGCGTTCGCTGTCTCCATTCGACAAGCTCATCCGGGAAGCCGAGCGACGTGGGATACTGATCGTCATCTCTACGGATTGTACGATTAGCGAATTGGAGGAAAAATATGGAACGGTGACTATTCGGCGCCTGAAGAGCATCACCCATGGAATCAAGGTCTCGGAAGCAAACTTGACAAACAAGTATCCGTTACCGAAGGAAAAGCCTCAGCAGGAACAAGCGCAGCAAACTGACACATCAACAACTGCACCAGCCAATGAGTCAGTAGCTCCTGAGGGAGTAGAGCCTACGGCCGTCCATGAGGCCTCAAACAGTTCCACTGGTACCGTATCTCCGACACAATCGGACGTGGCTTAGGCGTATCAGCCAAAGTCTGTCAAACGGGCTGAAAACGCCTACCGCTTTTCAGCCCACCTGACTCCAGTCACTCCGGGAGGATGTATTGATTCATCCTCCCGGTTTTCTTTTTGGAACTCCGGATACCCCGCTGTCGAAATGATTCCAGCACATCCTTTCCCAAAATCTATTGCACGTCTGAGCGTATCGTCTGGCTAAAGATTTGGGAAACCGGATATTTATTTCGATATTTGCGTTACGATATCGTCGTAATCAATAAAGCGTAATAATATGAAGCCGAACAATCCATTTCTCATTTCAGGCTATTACAGTCCTGAATACTTCTGCAATCGTGTAAAGGAGACGCAGACAATCACTGACGCCCTTTATAACGGACGCAACATCACGTTGATCGCTCCACGGCGTATGGGTAAGACCGGGCTTATCAAGCATGTTTTCCATCGGCTCAAAGAGCAGCAGGCGGATATTGTAACGCTCTACATGGACATCTATTCGACACAGAACCTCGGCGATTTCGTGCGTCTTTTCGCCACTACCGTACTAGGCCAATTGGACTCCGCTCCGCAGAAAGCCCTGAGCCGCGTAGCGCAGTTCATCAAGAGCTGTCGTCCGGTCTTTATGTTCGACGAACTGACCGGACAACCGAAAGTAACCATCGAAATCGCTCCGGCCACGGAAGAGGCGACCCTGAAGGAGATCTTCGACTACCTGAAATCTTCCGACAGGCGTTGTTATATCGCCATCGACGAGTTTCAGCAGATCACCGAATATCCTGAAAAGGGGGTTGAAGCGTTGCTACGCTCCTATATTCAGTTTATACCAAATGTGAATTTCATCTTTGCCGGAAGCAAGCAACACGTCATGCAGGAGATGTTCCTGTCGGCAAAAAAGCCCTTCTACCAAAGTACGCAGACCTTCTCCATAGATCAGATCGAACGAAATGCCTATTATGATTTCGCCGCCGGCTTTTTCGCATTACAACACCGCGAACTCACGCGTTCGACCTTCGATACGATTTATGATCGTTTCGACGGGCATACATGGTATATCCAAAGCATTTTGAATCGCCTGTACGGTTATTCGGCTGTCATCGACAAGAAGCTGGCAGCTTATGCCGTCGCGGAAATCATCGAAGAATCTACTTATGTCTACGAGAATCTGCTCAAGGCCTACCCTGCCGGAAGCGTCCGCCTGCTTAAGGCCATTGCGTCGGAAGGATGCGTGAAGGAGATTCTTTCCGGCGATTTTATCGCCAGGCATAGGCTCAAGGCTGCCAGCAGCGTAAACAGCGCCATCAAGAAACTGGTAAGCAGCGAGATGGTCTATAAAACCGAGGCCGGTTATATTGTTTACGACCGCTTTATGGGCGAGTGGCTTCGCAACCGGGGATTCTGAGTCCGGTTTTTTTTCTTTAAGCAAAATCAGGTTAAGGGGTTGTTGCAGTTTGTCCAAAGATCGTTTTCGGGGGACAAACATAGAACCCCACTTCGGGCGAGACGATCTCCATGAATTCCCGGTGTGCAAGTATTTTGCGGTAGAATTCATTGGTCGGGGCCAGGTAGTAGCTGAACAGCGACCATCCGTCATGCTGTTCTGCCTCCTCCTGTGAATGGTGCAACGGCAATGCCCGCAGGTATTGCGGCTGCTCTCCGGTGCATTTTATTACGATACGACGCGGCGGAATATCCGGATAGGTCGTGATGCCGATGGAGGTTGCCAGATGCTCCTCGGCCGAGAAACCTTTGGGCATGCGAAATGTCTGCCCGGAAATCGCGAGTCGCTGAATCCGGTCCAGAGCATAGACCTTTATTTGCTGGTTCTCTTGGGTCGGACCATATACATACCATCGCCGTTCGTAGAGCTTCACAAAATAGGGTAGCAGTTGTATATGCTGGGACTCTTCCAAGTAAAACGGATGATATTCGATCTC is a window encoding:
- a CDS encoding PriCT-2 domain-containing protein; amino-acid sequence: MSNNNPSYKVSLFRNFRETYPVATIELGSWLCSDEFRLPIEAIRKSQNPEERRALKASLPCITPSGIFQQRNANQLIQHSGLLCIDIDGAENPHISDWEVLKQEVASFPGLYYAGLSASGRGIFLLIKIANPQRHDVYFRAIAEDLKKQGIIVDMHCRDLARLRGASYDPHPVLIPVPEAYCKMVYQRPNIRLHVPISCSGRSDTTAHRVERLLSLIERTNTNIADDYDTWLRIGCSLASEYGESGRRYFHTVSRQSAKYHPTQCDRQYDHCMLNCSKSSIGTFFFICKSFNLTLSI
- a CDS encoding helix-turn-helix transcriptional regulator, whose translation is MTNFSISPDSPIAMMTVGQLKAAITECLQNAGKMSNAEPVPELMDTAEVATLTGYSKSTIYQLTSTHQIPFHRPAHGGRKIVFKRSEILAWMQAEKIQTIDEYCNSQNL
- a CDS encoding ATP-binding protein yields the protein MDERFAALKKYNFWDGNVPATGFPRIHYTNKIAEYIGNKLVKVLVGQRRSGKSYLLRQIAQRQIKAGADPRNVFYINKEFTDFDFLTDYKELEKLLKLYRAELKPKGKVWLFIDEIQNIDGWEHFVNSHSQDFIDDYEIFVSGSNSKMLSGELATLLSGRYISFEVFPLSFNEYIGITHKEFSKANYIDYMEDGALPELFMLPNEETKRNYVSAIKDTVLLRDIIQRHNIKDAKLLEDIFVYLVNNASCLISITGITNYFKSNGRRVSYDTVSNYIGYIEDAFMIHKAERYDIRGKDTISGNCKYYINDLAFKNYLYPGFGYGIGYKLENLVYLELRRAGFKVYVGTVQNKEVDFVAWKGDRTIYLQCTYAMTEEATIRREYAPLEAIQDNFEKIVVSLDDVAFPSNNGIRHLQAWHLEELF
- a CDS encoding DUF6291 domain-containing protein gives rise to the protein MRKLTLTKPKSFVMYADMLGCFEALSPEECKDLIIGIFKYHIDGQFSSSNRIVQIAFEQMRPHFDRNAAKYQATCERKREWAEKQHLKHKTKASKNEQNSNSANNESLNNEPW
- a CDS encoding P-loop NTPase family protein, encoding MVRRHYSSFDELLQVMKESKLPVPTALQEIQEIKVPDATKWLKVFCAEIYRRMGIAPKWQPEYDQIANWLADNQHKGLVLWGDPGRGKTTFVRFILPAIFTWQGIASKWVGDESELETPDDLQSEIVTLKSKRAIFITHVGEDRTGKERSLSPFDKLIREAERRGILIVISTDCTISELEEKYGTVTIRRLKSITHGIKVSEANLTNKYPLPKEKPQQEQAQQTDTSTTAPANESVAPEGVEPTAVHEASNSSTGTVSPTQSDVA
- a CDS encoding site-specific integrase, giving the protein MSSTLHFQPRFDNPDSKGRYAIRLCITKCRRRKYIALKIFADPEFWDKDNETFIIQTKLKDPQQKAANKQRICDNALLERYKVRAREIIEKFELSHKDWTLNQFEDAFVNTSKQNKFKPYLENHIRTLQETGHIGNAACYSETLRMLQHYDPKLGQRLFPDIDLKYVNGFDIYLQKRGNKGNTRKYYLKALRAILNRAIQEGEASSDTYPFGKGKFEIAKLEEVTAKRYLSSDTFEMIKSTQAHNPQAEYARQLFLFSYYCFGMSFIDMAYLTSDNIVSQNGIDYIIYKRHKIQHQKNVVPIHIQLNESIQALLKTLRDESPTVDDFLLPIVTCAGYSGEKLYNHIRGRYRKYSKYLNLLAEEFNIQELRLTSYVSRHTMAMTMQRNKIQRDVISQVLGHADLKTTNVYLDSFDNSVVDEAARVL